One stretch of Glycine soja cultivar W05 chromosome 7, ASM419377v2, whole genome shotgun sequence DNA includes these proteins:
- the LOC114418375 gene encoding uncharacterized protein LOC114418375 yields MASDQAATTVPLDCWEDNEKKRVVLAEASGDFIDVLFSFLTLPLGTIVRLGINFQLSVEMGSIKKLYESVQNLGSDVFWNDICKQMLLNPRNPLEASCQRLKVKVDDTNPTKYFICHSCSTEKNLLLSTFDGGRCYCGKLMRKNMDLLVESKEETAAENGVFVKGDAKFLIFDDLTVLRSTPSKSVQKFLEHRRKDFEIPTISKDVDMKEIFSILKQALISKSPLSEVFFKKEGSKSCSCPYSCPCSRNTNPIHWKDSIKIKVMVNKSNNKIVLAEADGDFVDFLFSFLTTPLGSILNLTNGKFPLGSIGNLYRSVKRLDPSWFKGSSKESLLNLRVAPHFGCKSSPFQEDHTPNYWYGTVAGKDNNEGRTMISKKKDMLQTAKELKLFDPRCSDGAKEPGVGFVKRPCLFVVKDDLEVIQMTTTSSIEYLRDEKVKVGDLEEHLVEIRSNEVMNLLRASLTSNEATLTRSLGCLLMKWKCQRCIPLWGRLQRMKKIHRKKKENGENSCNILCCCSVCDK; encoded by the exons ATGGCTTCCGACCAAGCAGCAACAACAGTCCCTTTGGATTGTTGGGAGGACAACGAGAAAAAACGTGTAGTCTTGGCGGAAGCAAGTGGAGACTTCATAGATGTTCTCTTTAGTTTCCTCACTCTTCCATTGGGAACTATCGTCCGGCTTGGGATCAATTTTCAACTATCAGTAGAGATGGGTAGCATCAAGAAACTGTACGAGAGTGTGCAAAATTTGGGATCTGATGTTTTCTGGAACGACATCTGCAAGCAAATGTTGCTTAATCCCCGCAATCCGTTAGAAGCCTCATGCCAGAGACTAAAAGTGAAGGTGGATGATACAAATCCCACAAAGTATTTCATTTGTCACAGCTGTTCAACGGAAAAGAATTTGTTGCTGAGTACCTTTGATGGGGGAAGGTGCTACTGTGGGAAATTGATGAGAAAAAACATGGATCTGCTGGTAGAATCCAAGGAAGAAACTGCTGCAGAAAATGGTGTTTTTGTTAAAGGGGATGCcaagttcttgatctttgatGACTTGACAGTGCTCCGAAGCACTCCAAGTAAATCCGTCCAAAAATTCCTCGAACATCGACGCAAAGACTTCGAGATCCCTACAATTTCTAAAGATGTTGACATGAAGGAG atATTTAGCATACTAAAGCAAGCATTAATCTCCAAATCTCCTCTAAGTGAAGTATTCTTCAAAAAAGAAGGATCTAAGTCATGCTCTTGCCCATACTCTTGCCCTTGCTCACGAAATACCAACCCAATTCATTGGAAAGATTCTATAAAAATCAAGGTAATGGTgaacaaatcaaataataagatTGTGTTGGCCGAAGCAGATGGagattttgttgattttcttttcagCTTCCTCACAACACCCCTTGGATCTATTCTGAACCTTACTAACGGCAAATTTCCCTTGGGAAGCATTGGTAACTTGTACAGAAGTGTGAAGCGTCTCGATCCATCATGGTTCAAAGGGTCATCTAAGGAATCCTTACTGAATCTGAGGGTGGCTCCTCATTTTGGTTGCAAGAGCAGCCCATTTCAAGAAGACCACACTCCTAATTATTGGTATGGCACTGTAGCAGGGAAAGATAATAATGAGGGGCGTACAATGATTTCAAAGAAAAAGGATATGTTACAAACAGCAAAAGAACTGAAACTTTTTGACCCAAGATGTTCTGATGGAGCAAAAGAACCTGGTGTGGGATTTGTGAAGAGGCCGTGTCTATTTGTTGTGAAGGATGATCTGGAAGTGATACAAATGACAACTACTTCTAGCATTGAGTATCTGAGAGATGAGAAAGTCAAGGTGGGTGATTTGGAGGAGCATTTGGTGGAAATCAGGTCAAATGAG GTAATGAACCTGTTGAGGGCTTCTTTGACATCCAATGAAGCTACTTTGACACGGAGCCTAGGCTGCCTATTGATGAAGTGGAAATGCCAAAGATGCATTCCATTATGGGGTAGATTGCAACGGATGAAAAAGATACacaggaagaaaaaagaaaacggaGAGAATTCCTGCAATATATTATGTTGTTGCTCTGTGTGTGATAAGTGA